DNA from Polaribacter sp. NJDZ03:
CCCTCTTTATTGACTTTTGCGATGACTTTTAGTCCGTTTATTGCAAACTGTTTAGGTTTACCGTCTCTACTTCTTGTTCCTTCTGGAAAAATAACGGCACTCCATTTATTCTCTTTTATTTTTTTAGAAAAGGCTATTAAAGCGGAAATTGCTTGTTTTGGATCTTTTCTATCTATTAGTGCTGCACCGCCATGTCTTAGGTTAAATGAGATACTTGGTATGCCTTTACCTAATTCTTTTTTTGATACAAATTTTGGTTGATGTTTTCTAAACGCCCAACTAATTGGCGAAATATCAAACATACTCTGGTGATTAGAGACAAATACGAGCGTACAATTTTCTGGTAATTTTTGCTTATTATCTATCTTTACTACTACTCCTAAAATTAAAAGTGTTTTGGATAAAAACCAGTTCATATAATCTACCACTAACTGGTGTCCTTTATATCCAAATATTTTTAAACCCAACCATTGTAATGGATGAAATATAACTAGACTTAAAAAAAACACCAATATAAAAATTGGAGATACTATATAACTTAAAATTTTCATTGAACTCTAATAAATGTTTCTGTAAATACAGAAATGTTAGTTATTAAAACCAGTTACTCCAAGGTATTCTAGAAAGAATTAATAATAAAGCAATACCATAAAAGATGGCAAATGTTTTAAATTTTGCTACATCTTCTGTTTGCTTTTTATGTTTAGACCAACCTATTGTAATAAATACAATGGCAATAACCATCATTAATGGGTGTTCTACTGCTAATAATCTAGCTGCTTTATCTCCCATAACTTCGCTTCCGTTTGCTTTTAATGCTTTATACCAAGGCGACATAAAATACCATCCTAACCCAATTAATAATTGAATATGAGATAGAATTAAGGTAAACAACCCTAATCTTAAATCTTTGTCTGTAAAAGCTCTTTTTTTAATAACACCTGTAACAGCATTAAATACTGTAAAGATTAAAATGGCTAAAACTAAATAAGCCCAATATGAATGTACGTCTTTCATTATATTTTTTAATAAATTTTTAAAGGTGTAAAGTTACTAATTTTAATAATAAAAAAACCACCTCGATTGAGGTGGTTTTTTAAAATAATTTTAAATTTAATAATTAGAAATTATATCTAAGACTTACATTCCAAGTTCTACCGAATCCAAAATAACCTTCATTTGCAGTATCTATACCCTTGTACAATGTACCATTAGCATCGCTAGACCCACTTGTAATATTAGTTCTTAATTCAGATAAATATTCTTTATCTAAAACGTTATTCATGTTTGCTCTTAAGCTTAATGATTTATTTCCTTCAGTTCCTAAATTAAATTTATAAGATACTCCAAAATCTAATAATCCGTAAGATGGTAATTCTAAATTTTCCTTAACAGCACTTACATTTGAATATAACTTGTCATAAAATCTATAATCAGAATCTATACTTAATCCTTTAAAAATATTATAATCAAAACCTAAACCAGTAGAAAATTGAGCTGCATCACCTACTTTACCTCCATCTACATCGACTAAAGTTGGTGCAGCAATAATATTTCTATCTTCATCTAAAGTTCTAGAAGTTACATTACCAACATACTCCCAATCACCAACAGATAAGAAACCTTTTAATTTAATACTTGAAGTAACCTTCGCAATAAAATCTACCTCAACTCCTTTATGATATTGACTTTGACCAGTTGTTTCTTTTGTAGTAAGAACACCTCCTGAAATTCTTGAACTCGCATCTACTCTATCTTTCCAACTTGTGCTATATAAGTTTACATTAGCTTTAAAGTTTTCAGAAGAATAACTATAACCAAATTCTAATCCAAAGATTTTTTCATTTTGAGAAGAAGGGTTAATAGCATTGTTGTAACTGTTAAAGATATTATCATGGTATGGTTGACGAGAATAATAACCAGTATTCGTATAAAAAGAACTATTATCATCAAACTTATATGCTCCACCAAGTTTAATATTGTAACCTACATTATTAACTTTTTCTGAGTCTTGGTGCTCTGCTTCATAATCATATCTATCAAACCTTTGGTGATGTTGACTAGATAAAGCTCCTTGAAAAAACCCAGATAAACCATCTTTAGAATACTCTAATTGAGTAAATATACCTGCGTAAGATATTCTTTCACTATTGTCATAATCAATTCTTTGGTTCTCATCTGCTGAATTAAACATAGTACCCCAAGGATTAGCATCAAAACTTTCTGTTGCAGTAACAGCTACCACTGTTCCATCAGCAATATTATCTGTTCCTTTTAATTTTCTATCTTCTGTCCAAGAATTTAATCCGTGTAAATTTTCAACTTGTCTAAAGTGGGTACCATAATAGGTTCTTAAATCTGCACCAACATTCCAAGTAAGAGCTTCGTTAATTTTATGCTCAAAATTAGAAACCACACCAAACCATTTGTGGTTATTCATAGAAGATCTTGTAATATATGCACTGTTTCCAAAGTTACCATCTACTGCGGTAGCATTGTTTGCATAAATAGCATCATAATCAATAAGACCATCAGCAGTTCTTACTCTACTACCTCTATTTCCTGTTCCACCACCAACACCAAATGAAGCATAAGCTACTGTTGATAAACTAGAAGCATCAGAGATTGTATAATCCCAGTTTAAGTTTAAGACAGGTTTATGATAGAAGTTTCTTCGTTCTGACATATACTCACCCTTATAAGTACCCCAATTATCATTGTATTTTAATCCTTTATCTAAAAAAGTAGCTATACTTTTTGAAAAATTTTGATCATGATATTGTGGAGCACCCGTAATTAAGAAGTTAAAGTTATGATTATCATTTGGTTTATACCCAAAAGATATAAAATATGTTTGACCTTGACCTTTACTCCCATCATTATATCCATCTCCTTGCCAATGAGATAACATAATACTTGCTCCAAAACCTTTCTCATTAACACCTGTATTATAAGAAACTGATGTTTTATAATAGCTATCATTTGCAGTTCCTGCATAAAAAGAACCACCTTCTTTTTTATCTGTAGTTTTTGTCACAAAGTTCATTGTACCTCCAACAGAAGAAATAGCTAATTTAGAAGCACCTAATCCTCTCTGAATTTGTATTGCGCTTGCAATATCATTTACTCCAGACCAGTTAGACCAATACATTTTACCATCTTCCATACCATTAATTGGCTGTCCGTTTAATAAAAAAGCAGTATTAGTTTGATCAAAACCACGAACTGAAATTCTAGAATCTCCAAAACCACCAGATTGTCCAGCAACATAAACAGAAGGAGTATTAACTAAAGCCATTGTTACATCTTGTGTACCAATTTTCTTTTGAATTTCTGCAGCTTTAATTGTTGAAACTGCAACAGGGGTTTTTCTTCCTCCAGCTAAATCAATTACACCTTTACCAACAACAACAACTTCATCTAAAGAATTTGCGTCTTCATCTAATTGAATTGACCCTAGATTTGCTTTCGAAGAAGAAAAAGTTACATTTTTTGATTCAAAACCAATAAATGAAACTTTAACAGTACCAGAATTAGTATCTGCTGTTAGCGTAAATTTTCCATCAAAATCTGTTGATGTACCGTTTGTTGTGCCTTTTACAACAACACTTGCGCCTGGTAAAGGTTGGTTTGTATTATCTACAACCATACCAGTAATTTTAGTTTGTCCTAAAACAGTAGCTGTTACTAATAGTAGAGCTACAAATAATAAGTTTTTAAAATTTCTCATTTTTTAATTTTATGTTATTAAATGTTCTGCAAAATTCCTCTTTTTACAGACGTTTAATGTTAAGCTAATGTTAAGCTTTAACAAAAAATTAAGACACCTAAAGTACTAAAACTACACTTTCTTAACTGAAAACTATATTATTACAACAAAATAGGCCCTTTATTTAAAGTTACTAAATATTTAACATTTTTAATAAACAACAAAAAATATGAAAACCAATATTATACATACGCAATAACCCGCCAAATGGCGGGTTATTGTAAAATAGAAATTCTTTAAAATTATGTTTTAAGATTTATTCAATAATTTCTTAGCCATTTCTTTTCCTAGCTCTACACCAAACTGGTCATAACTATAAATGTTCCATAAAATACCTTGTGTAAAAATCTTATGCTCATACATTGCTATTAATTTCCCTAAAGAACGTGGTGTTAATTTATCGAAAAGAATAGCGTTACTTGGTCTGTTTCCTTCAAATACTTTAAAAGGTAACAGTTTAGAAATTTTATCTTCATCACCAGAAAACTTTAATTCTAAATGCACCTCTTCTTTTGTTTTACCAAAAGCTAGCGCATCCATTTGCCCATAGTAATTAGACATTAATTTTTTATGATGATCTGTTAAACCATATAAAGATTCTTTGTAACCAATAAAATCTGCAGGAATTAACTTTGTTCCTTGGTGTACCAACTGCATAAAAGCATGCTGCATATTTGTACCTGTACTTCCCCAAACTATTGTACCTGTTTGGTAATTTACTTTCTCACCATTTCTATCTACACCTTTACCATTACTTTCCATAATAGCTTGTTGTAAATAAGCAGGTAGTTTTGCTAAATATTGAGAATAAGGTAAAACAGCCTC
Protein-coding regions in this window:
- a CDS encoding carboxypeptidase-like regulatory domain-containing protein, with product MRNFKNLLFVALLLVTATVLGQTKITGMVVDNTNQPLPGASVVVKGTTNGTSTDFDGKFTLTADTNSGTVKVSFIGFESKNVTFSSSKANLGSIQLDEDANSLDEVVVVGKGVIDLAGGRKTPVAVSTIKAAEIQKKIGTQDVTMALVNTPSVYVAGQSGGFGDSRISVRGFDQTNTAFLLNGQPINGMEDGKMYWSNWSGVNDIASAIQIQRGLGASKLAISSVGGTMNFVTKTTDKKEGGSFYAGTANDSYYKTSVSYNTGVNEKGFGASIMLSHWQGDGYNDGSKGQGQTYFISFGYKPNDNHNFNFLITGAPQYHDQNFSKSIATFLDKGLKYNDNWGTYKGEYMSERRNFYHKPVLNLNWDYTISDASSLSTVAYASFGVGGGTGNRGSRVRTADGLIDYDAIYANNATAVDGNFGNSAYITRSSMNNHKWFGVVSNFEHKINEALTWNVGADLRTYYGTHFRQVENLHGLNSWTEDRKLKGTDNIADGTVVAVTATESFDANPWGTMFNSADENQRIDYDNSERISYAGIFTQLEYSKDGLSGFFQGALSSQHHQRFDRYDYEAEHQDSEKVNNVGYNIKLGGAYKFDDNSSFYTNTGYYSRQPYHDNIFNSYNNAINPSSQNEKIFGLEFGYSYSSENFKANVNLYSTSWKDRVDASSRISGGVLTTKETTGQSQYHKGVEVDFIAKVTSSIKLKGFLSVGDWEYVGNVTSRTLDEDRNIIAAPTLVDVDGGKVGDAAQFSTGLGFDYNIFKGLSIDSDYRFYDKLYSNVSAVKENLELPSYGLLDFGVSYKFNLGTEGNKSLSLRANMNNVLDKEYLSELRTNITSGSSDANGTLYKGIDTANEGYFGFGRTWNVSLRYNF
- a CDS encoding 1-acyl-sn-glycerol-3-phosphate acyltransferase, translating into MKILSYIVSPIFILVFFLSLVIFHPLQWLGLKIFGYKGHQLVVDYMNWFLSKTLLILGVVVKIDNKQKLPENCTLVFVSNHQSMFDISPISWAFRKHQPKFVSKKELGKGIPSISFNLRHGGAALIDRKDPKQAISALIAFSKKIKENKWSAVIFPEGTRSRDGKPKQFAINGLKVIAKVNKEGYIVPITINNSWKIFKYGKFPLGLGSPITFTVHQPVKINSLPFDELLEKTESVIKEYIK